One segment of Trachemys scripta elegans isolate TJP31775 chromosome 1, CAS_Tse_1.0, whole genome shotgun sequence DNA contains the following:
- the LOC117872431 gene encoding olfactory receptor 52R1-like, producing the protein MSDSNKTDFTNPSTFILVGIPGLEVAHVWISIPFCTMYTIVVLGNFIILFIVKTEPSLHMPMYYFLCMLAVTDLVLSTSTLPKMLSIYWFNSREINFSACLTQMHFIHCFSVMESGIFVAMAFDRYVAICHPLRHSTILTNHVVAKIGLALVLRGMMVILPFPFLASQWPYCRTNIIPHLYCEHMAVVNLACGDTRVSSYYGLFVVFCVRGLDVIFIAMSYTQILRAIFSLPTKDARLKALETCSSHLWAILSFYIPGLFSSLTHRFGHNVPLYFHVLIVSVYLLVPPMLNPIIYGVRTKQIQDRLLWLFTHKGI; encoded by the coding sequence ATGTCAGATTCCAACAAAACtgacttcaccaacccctccaccttcatcctagtgggcattcctggcctggaggtggcccatgtctggatctccatccccttctgcaccatgtacaCCATAGTTGTCTTGGGGAACTTCATCATCCTGTTCATCGTGAAGACAGAACCAAGCCTCCATatgcccatgtactatttcctctgcatgctggccgtCACTGACCTGGTCCTGTCCACGTCCACCctgcccaaaatgctgagcatctactggttcaattccagggagatcaatttcagtgcctgcctcacccagatgcaCTTCATTCACTGCTTCTCAGTGATGGAGTCGGGGATCTTTgtggccatggcttttgatcgctatgtggccatctgccATCCCTtgagacattccaccatcctgacaaaccATGTGGTGGCCAAGATTGGACTGGCCTTGGTGCTGCGTGGCATGATGGTCATACTGCCCTTTCCCTTCCTGGCGAGCCaatggccatattgcagaaccaacatcatcccccactTGTACTGTGAGCATATGGCCGTGGTGAATCTGGCCTGTGGCGATACCCGTGTCAGTAGTTACTACGGTCTCTTTGTGGTATTCTGTGTGAGGGGTCTGGATGTGATTTTTATCGCCATGTCCTAtacccagatcctcagggccatcttcagcctccccacaaaggacgcCCGGCTCAAGGCTTTGgagacctgcagctcccacctctgGGCCATCTTAAGCTTTTACATCCCaggtctcttctcctccctcacacACCGATTTGGCCACAATGTGCCTCTGTATTTCCACGTTCTCATTGTCAGCGTGTACCTCCTGGTGCCCCCCATGCTCAACCCCATCATCTATGGagtgaggaccaaacagatccaGGACAGGTTACTCTGGCTCTTCACTCATAAAGGGATTTAA